The segment TCTCCCAACTCAAACTCTCATACGGGGATCTACATCCCCTCCCATAACTTGAATAGTGCCATGTATATGCTATATtggtaactattattataggagaactcaCACCAACAGTAGAAACTTATCCCAATGTCCTTCaaaatcaatcacacatgccctcaacatgtcctctaaCACTTGAATGGTTCTCTTTGACTGCCGGTCCTTTCGTGAATGGAAAGTTGTACTAAAAGTGAGTTGAGATTCAACTCACCATGTAATTTTCTCCAAAAATTGTATGTGAACTATGTACCCCGGTCTGAGATGATAGAAAGAGGTATCTCGTGCAACCTCACTATCACTTTCACATAATCCTTAGCCAACTGCAAAGCATTATAATCTATTTTGACCGGAATAAAATGGGAGGACTTAGTCAATCCATCAATCATTatccaaatagaatcaaactttcccaaagTCTTGGGGAGATTAACCTCAAAATCTATAGCTAtcttttcccacttccattccgaaATTGACATTCTCTGAAGCAAACCTGCAGGCCTTTGATGATagtactttacttgctgacagttttAGCACTTAGCCAAAAAATCAGCTATGAAATTCTTCATGTTAGGCTACTAATAAAGTACTTCAAATCTCGATACATCTTGATCACATCTGGATAAATGGATACCATAAACCATAAGCTTCTTTCAGCAATTTTTGAATCAAATCATCCACTCTAGGAACACAAATCCTTCTTTTAAAGCTAAGCACACACCCGATATCTAAAGTCACATCTTGTGCCTTGCCAAACACTGTTTTCTTTTTTAGCTCATTCAAATTCTCATCCTCAAATTGTTTGGCCTTGATATCTTCAATGAATGTGGCCCTTACCTCAATGCTAGCTAACACTCCACCTTTTTCTAAGATGTCAAACTGCGTAAACTTAAATTTAAAGGTTTGAATTTTCTTAGCCAAAGGTCGATTGGATACACTCAAGCAAGCTAAACTATCCATTATCACCGTCTTCTAGCTCAGTGCATTTGCCACTACATATCCCTTATCCGAATGATATTAGATGGTGACATCATAATCTTTAAGTAACTCCGTCCCTCTTTGTTGTCccaaattcaaatccttttgcGTAAATACATGTTGTAGACTGCGATGATCTATAAACACCTCACACCATAAAGGTAATACCACCAGATCTTAAGATCAAATGCTATAGctgccaactctaaatcatgtgtaggataattcttttcatgcaCCTTTAACTACTGCAATACACACAACATCCAAATCCAAATGTGAAATGTCACAATAAATAGTAAGATCTTTACCTTAAACCGGCAGTGCTAGAATAAGTGTTCTGGTCAAAAGAGTTTGGTACTTTAGAAAGCTCTTATCACATCTTTCAGTTCATTTGAAAAGTACCTCATTCTTGGTCAACCTTGTTAGATGTGTGGAAATAGAACCAAAGTTTTTCACTAATCGATGATAGTAACTAGCTAGCCCAAAAAAACTCTCAACTTTGATCACAAAGTTAGGTCGGACCCAATTCTTATCCGCTTTAATCTTTTGGAGATCTACCATTACCCCTCTCGTCAAAACTACATGCCCCAAAAAGACTACTGAATCCAATAAGAACGCATCACGTGGAAAATTTGGCATATAACCTTTGTTTCTGAAGAACACCCAGAACAATACGAAGATTGTCGGCATCCTCTTCCTTACTCTAGGAATAaaccaaaatatcatcaataaagactatCATAGAAGAATCCAGAAATGGCTTGAACACACCattcatcaaattcatgaaaGTTGCAGGGGCATTGCTCAACTGGAATGACATTACTAAAAACTCATAGTTCTCGTAATATGTCCTGAACGCCGTCTTTGGTACATTCTCAGGCCTAATTTTTAACTAATGGTAACAATATCTTAGATCAATATTAGAGAAAAATGAAACACCTTGCAACTGGTCAAAATGATCATCTATTCGAGGTAACTGATATCGAATGGTGACCCTATTCAACTGTTgctagtctatgcacatcctcaTACTACcatcattttttaaacaaacaagACATGATCACCCCATGGGGAAGCACTAAGAAGGATGAAACTGTCATCAAGAAGTTCTTGGATTTGAGTCA is part of the Solanum lycopersicum chromosome 1, SLM_r2.1 genome and harbors:
- the LOC101268713 gene encoding uncharacterized protein; translated protein: MDSLACLSVSNRPLAKKIQTFKFKFTQFDILEKGGVLASIEVRATFIEDIKAKQFEDENLNELKKKTVFGKAQDVTLDIGCDQDVSRFEQVKYYHQRPAGLLQRMSISEWKWEKIAIDFEVNLPKTLGKFDSIWIMIDGLTKSSHFIPVKIDYNALQLAKDYVKVIVRLHEIPLSIISDRGT